In one Agathobacter rectalis ATCC 33656 genomic region, the following are encoded:
- a CDS encoding fibronectin type III domain-containing protein encodes MKKRFIAVTLSVMMLFSSNISVFAEGNDVSVKHSLENTDYAKASDRTGYQKMETEEIKLSQEEFNELLEQKQEDSITTYSSTDSAYWKKFGSNYYYNKLTAQEKSAWNELEQVCISYATNDKDISNSKIQTDNLYFANWNIQKVYNFIHMFKLSHPQFYFLSNRSTVSYCDASQGYMLGIGVYSPFDSGHQRAAYTTYFCNKIDNWVEQIKKKSSSLVEEREKYAFDLICANTTYEDGTYDQSAFSLVYEGKTVCAGYAATFQLLMNAVGIDTIEVTSYDHAWNLSNVHGVWYEVDATWADNDSTGNIDYSYYNKSEATISENGYETSHVKENQWDNYQPEAKYDSDYSWEYYYSPYFNNGNYTWFMVNSNSSLSGGYLATPVNAFNGATYGSAPSTVINDGITYSTLYLKKDPAGTVTANDMKGLKIGGRAVDALRLNWDKDLKASGYIVEQYSGGSWKRIARMGSNATTTLRVEKLLPSTTYKFRVRTFVYSGNTPVYGKYAYVNGKTNPSAVSGLKIGGTAKDALRLNWSKNNSANGYIIEQYKDGSWKRIKKIESNSTVTYRVEKLSAGTTYKFRVMAYGFDGNTPLYSAYQNVSGTTTAASKAPSTVSDFKIGGRATDALRLNWTKNNSASGYIIEQNKNGSWTRIARIASNATTTYRVEGLKDSTTYQFRIKAFGYSGNTALYSGYKNISGTTLPAAVSGVKIGGTAKDALRLNWNKNRKVSGYIIEQYSEGKWVRIARIGSNSTTTYRVEKLKSKTSYVYRIKAFDFDGSTAIYGNYSYISGVTN; translated from the coding sequence ATGAAGAAAAGATTTATTGCGGTTACTTTATCGGTTATGATGCTTTTTTCTTCCAATATCAGTGTTTTTGCTGAGGGCAATGATGTTTCTGTTAAACACAGTTTGGAAAACACAGATTATGCTAAGGCTTCTGATAGAACCGGTTATCAGAAAATGGAAACTGAGGAGATAAAATTATCTCAAGAGGAGTTTAATGAGCTCTTGGAACAGAAACAAGAGGATTCTATTACAACTTACAGCTCAACAGATTCGGCTTATTGGAAGAAGTTTGGTAGTAATTATTATTATAATAAGCTTACTGCGCAAGAGAAGAGTGCCTGGAATGAGCTGGAGCAGGTTTGTATTTCATATGCAACGAACGATAAAGATATAAGTAATAGTAAAATACAAACCGATAATTTGTATTTTGCTAATTGGAATATTCAAAAAGTATATAATTTTATACATATGTTTAAGCTTTCACATCCACAATTCTATTTTTTATCCAATAGATCCACGGTTTCCTATTGTGATGCATCGCAAGGGTATATGTTAGGCATTGGTGTGTATTCACCATTTGATAGTGGACATCAGAGGGCGGCATATACTACCTATTTTTGTAATAAGATAGACAACTGGGTAGAGCAGATAAAGAAAAAATCGTCATCATTGGTAGAAGAACGTGAAAAATATGCATTTGACTTAATTTGTGCTAATACAACATATGAGGATGGGACATATGATCAGTCGGCGTTTAGCCTGGTATATGAAGGTAAGACAGTTTGTGCTGGCTATGCTGCAACATTTCAGCTGTTAATGAATGCTGTTGGAATAGATACTATAGAAGTAACAAGTTATGATCATGCATGGAATCTTTCTAATGTTCATGGTGTATGGTATGAAGTTGATGCTACCTGGGCTGATAATGATAGTACCGGAAATATAGATTATAGTTATTATAATAAAAGTGAGGCAACTATCTCAGAAAATGGATATGAAACCAGTCATGTAAAAGAAAATCAGTGGGATAATTACCAGCCTGAAGCAAAGTATGATTCAGATTATTCATGGGAATATTATTATAGCCCATATTTTAATAATGGAAATTATACATGGTTTATGGTAAATAGCAATTCATCATTAAGTGGAGGATATTTGGCAACACCGGTTAATGCATTTAATGGAGCGACGTATGGTTCTGCACCTTCTACAGTTATAAATGATGGGATTACATATTCAACCTTGTACTTAAAGAAAGATCCGGCTGGAACTGTGACTGCAAATGATATGAAAGGATTGAAAATAGGTGGTCGTGCAGTGGATGCATTACGCCTTAACTGGGATAAGGATTTAAAGGCATCGGGATATATTGTTGAGCAGTATTCCGGAGGTAGTTGGAAGAGAATTGCAAGGATGGGTAGTAATGCAACAACTACTTTACGTGTTGAAAAATTATTGCCATCTACTACATATAAGTTCAGAGTAAGGACATTTGTATATTCAGGCAATACTCCTGTATATGGTAAGTATGCATATGTTAACGGAAAAACAAATCCGAGTGCTGTTTCCGGATTAAAGATTGGTGGAACAGCAAAGGATGCATTACGTCTCAATTGGAGCAAAAATAATTCCGCAAACGGATATATTATTGAACAGTATAAAGATGGTAGTTGGAAGAGAATCAAAAAGATAGAGTCTAATTCAACAGTAACATATAGAGTAGAAAAGTTGTCTGCAGGAACAACGTATAAGTTCCGAGTTATGGCATATGGCTTTGATGGTAATACTCCTTTGTATAGTGCATATCAGAATGTGTCCGGAACGACAACCGCAGCATCAAAGGCTCCTTCAACTGTTTCTGATTTTAAAATTGGGGGAAGAGCAACAGATGCTTTGAGATTAAATTGGACTAAAAATAATTCTGCATCAGGTTATATTATTGAACAGAATAAGAATGGCTCATGGACACGCATAGCTCGTATTGCATCAAATGCTACGACCACATATCGCGTAGAGGGATTAAAAGATTCTACAACTTATCAGTTTAGAATAAAGGCATTTGGGTATAGTGGAAATACAGCTTTATATAGCGGTTATAAAAACATATCGGGCACAACACTGCCTGCTGCTGTTTCAGGGGTTAAAATAGGTGGAACAGCAAAAGATGCTCTTCGTTTAAACTGGAATAAAAATAGAAAGGTTTCAGGATATATTATTGAACAATACAGTGAGGGTAAATGGGTACGAATAGCTCGAATAGGCTCCAATTCGACAACTACGTATCGTGTAGAAAAATTGAAAAGTAAGACGTCATATGTGTATCGTATAAAAGCATTTGACTTTGATGGTTCAACAGCTATTTATGGAAACTATAGTTATATAAGTGGTGTGACAAATTAA
- a CDS encoding LCP family protein, whose protein sequence is MRENNIREVKKEKSDKKFSFKYIVWLIAMAFLVTSVVVLTKVVKMNILPTKFLVVAIGVVVLIILFDLLAARKLWSGILTSIISIALIAAMIIGIIAINKVDKTVDIVTDKGTEEKTEMVIAVLADSDVEKITDLSELLIGYLDDYDVNSSKKVMDEIDKSVGGSANYNAFDDKFAMVDALYNQTIKAMILNKANIDVIKDGEGYEDFEDKVKIIYSSEITNYIEIVDKEQNTNLNQFVVYISGIDTFGDVSVRSRSDVNILAVVNTKTKHIQLINTPRDYYIEHPKSNGVKDKLTHAGLYGVENSIGALENLYGVKINYYVRMNFSGFEDIIDAMGGIDVYSDKDFTVEPVKHYTVGVNHLSGIEALAFARERHAFAAGDIQRGQNQMKVIIAMINKLSSKDVLYNYSNVLDGIAGTFQTDMASDDIYTLVKKQLVDNTKYTIDSYSVTGTGDSCTTYSTPKTKVWVMQPNMDEVEHAKGLINSVLSE, encoded by the coding sequence ATGAGAGAGAATAATATCAGAGAAGTAAAGAAAGAAAAAAGTGATAAGAAGTTTTCATTTAAGTATATAGTGTGGCTGATTGCCATGGCTTTTCTTGTCACATCGGTTGTTGTGTTGACTAAAGTAGTAAAAATGAATATTTTGCCGACAAAGTTTCTTGTAGTTGCAATAGGTGTAGTTGTGCTTATTATTTTATTCGATTTATTAGCAGCAAGAAAACTGTGGTCCGGTATACTTACTAGCATTATTTCAATTGCTTTGATTGCCGCTATGATAATAGGAATTATCGCCATAAATAAAGTGGACAAGACTGTGGATATAGTCACAGACAAGGGCACAGAAGAAAAGACGGAGATGGTTATAGCAGTTCTGGCTGATTCTGATGTGGAAAAAATAACAGATCTTTCAGAGCTTTTGATAGGATATCTTGATGATTATGATGTTAATTCGTCTAAAAAGGTAATGGATGAGATTGATAAAAGCGTGGGTGGATCGGCAAATTATAATGCTTTTGATGATAAATTCGCTATGGTTGATGCCTTATATAATCAGACTATCAAGGCAATGATCTTAAATAAAGCCAATATTGATGTTATCAAAGATGGTGAAGGATACGAGGATTTTGAGGACAAAGTTAAGATTATTTATTCTTCAGAAATAACAAATTATATTGAAATAGTAGATAAAGAACAAAATACAAATCTGAATCAGTTTGTAGTATATATCAGTGGTATAGATACTTTTGGAGATGTATCTGTCAGAAGTAGAAGTGATGTAAATATTCTTGCTGTTGTGAATACAAAGACTAAGCATATTCAGTTGATCAATACTCCTAGAGATTATTATATAGAGCATCCAAAGAGCAATGGTGTGAAGGATAAGCTTACACATGCCGGACTTTATGGAGTAGAAAATTCGATTGGAGCACTTGAAAATCTGTATGGTGTGAAGATTAATTACTATGTCCGCATGAATTTTAGTGGATTTGAAGATATCATAGATGCTATGGGGGGAATTGATGTTTATTCGGACAAAGATTTTACAGTTGAACCGGTTAAACATTATACCGTAGGTGTAAACCACTTATCAGGCATTGAGGCTCTGGCTTTTGCAAGAGAGAGACATGCTTTTGCTGCTGGTGATATACAACGTGGGCAGAACCAGATGAAGGTGATTATTGCTATGATCAATAAGCTTTCATCAAAGGATGTTTTATATAACTATTCAAATGTATTAGATGGAATTGCGGGAACATTCCAGACTGACATGGCTTCAGATGATATATATACCTTAGTAAAGAAACAGTTGGTTGATAATACGAAATATACTATTGACTCATATTCAGTAACAGGTACAGGGGATTCATGTACTACTTACTCTACACCAAAGACAAAGGTTTGGGTTATGCAGCCGAATATGGATGAGGTGGAGCATGCTAAAGGCCTGATTAACAGTGTTTTAAGTGAATAA
- a CDS encoding HAD family hydrolase, producing MRLAVYNFLVNRHPGIRQKYHNYHDRAHGYKNILSWIYLILLNVICFFTIGHYPKQVNASNSGKHKKLPLTESESMVRFRQGKSVDDVVSELMKYDIVSFDIFDTLIFRPFSAPTDLFYLMGNEIGLLDFKRIREDAEYTARIEKYTEFGTYEVNFRDIWLKLSEMIDISVDDGMALEHKYELEFCYANPFMKKVFDKLIKSGKRVVITSDMYLSKAFLEELLHGNGYTGFERLYVSCEYDKSKSDGRLYDVVLSEMQIAPEQMIHVGDNEHSDVKIPKRRGISSCYYPNVNKHSIDYRANEISSIIGGAYRGIVNNHIYNGISGYSREYEYGYIYGGIFAMGYCCFIHDYVRKNCIDKVLFLSRDGDILKQVYEKLFPNEAVEYAYWSRKAATKLMANGNRYDFFRRFLYHKVNQKITVKKIFDSMELADMLAECHEVNGNDYLTNDNAAVIKSFLVSNWERVLHHYENEHKAAKLYYGKLIGDSKKIAVIDIGWAGSGAMSLRYLFEKEWDINCEVIGVIAGTNTVHNVETDASDSFLQSGELVSYLYSFAHNRNLMKQHDLNKDYNVYWELLLSSPTPQFMGFSMDDGKYGFRFGRLDANQSGIMEIQKGILDFVEQYQCHFGNAENEKFSYMYNISGSDAYAPMLVAAEHDECYLKMINSLFDLQVNVN from the coding sequence ATGAGATTAGCTGTATATAATTTTCTGGTGAATCGTCATCCGGGAATAAGACAAAAATATCATAATTATCATGACAGAGCGCATGGATATAAAAATATATTGTCATGGATCTATCTTATATTGCTTAATGTAATATGCTTCTTTACTATAGGACATTATCCTAAGCAGGTTAATGCTAGCAATTCGGGCAAACATAAGAAACTTCCGCTTACTGAATCAGAATCAATGGTCAGATTCAGGCAGGGAAAAAGTGTGGATGATGTAGTTAGTGAATTAATGAAGTATGATATTGTTTCATTTGATATATTTGATACCTTGATATTCAGACCTTTTTCGGCACCTACGGATTTATTTTATCTCATGGGAAATGAAATCGGGCTTCTTGATTTTAAGCGTATTAGAGAAGATGCTGAGTATACAGCAAGAATTGAAAAATATACTGAATTCGGCACTTATGAGGTGAATTTTAGGGATATATGGCTTAAGTTAAGTGAAATGATAGATATATCAGTGGATGATGGAATGGCATTAGAGCACAAATATGAGCTGGAGTTTTGTTATGCAAATCCATTTATGAAGAAGGTATTTGATAAACTCATCAAATCAGGAAAGAGAGTTGTGATTACTTCTGATATGTATCTGTCGAAAGCTTTTCTGGAGGAGCTTCTTCACGGTAATGGGTATACCGGATTTGAAAGGCTTTATGTGTCATGCGAATATGATAAGAGTAAATCAGATGGCAGACTTTATGATGTTGTCTTGAGTGAAATGCAGATTGCACCTGAGCAGATGATTCATGTAGGGGATAATGAACACAGCGATGTAAAGATTCCAAAGCGACGTGGTATATCAAGCTGCTATTATCCGAATGTAAATAAGCATTCGATAGACTATAGAGCAAATGAGATAAGCAGTATTATCGGTGGAGCCTATAGAGGAATTGTTAATAACCATATTTATAATGGTATTTCGGGATATTCTCGTGAATATGAATATGGATATATTTATGGTGGGATTTTTGCCATGGGATATTGCTGTTTTATTCATGATTATGTGAGAAAAAATTGTATAGATAAAGTATTGTTTCTTTCTAGAGATGGGGATATACTGAAACAGGTATATGAAAAGCTATTTCCTAATGAGGCTGTGGAGTATGCATATTGGTCAAGGAAAGCAGCTACAAAGCTCATGGCAAATGGAAATAGGTATGATTTCTTTAGAAGATTTCTCTACCATAAGGTGAATCAGAAAATAACTGTTAAAAAGATTTTTGATTCGATGGAACTTGCTGATATGTTGGCAGAATGTCATGAAGTTAATGGTAACGATTACCTTACGAATGATAATGCGGCTGTTATTAAGAGTTTTCTTGTAAGTAATTGGGAAAGAGTATTACATCATTATGAAAATGAGCACAAGGCAGCTAAGTTGTATTATGGTAAGCTCATCGGTGATTCGAAAAAAATTGCGGTCATTGATATTGGCTGGGCAGGAAGCGGTGCAATGTCTTTGAGATATTTATTCGAAAAAGAGTGGGATATAAATTGTGAGGTTATTGGTGTGATAGCCGGAACTAATACTGTACACAATGTGGAGACTGATGCCAGTGATTCATTTTTACAGAGCGGAGAGCTTGTATCATATTTGTATTCATTTGCTCATAACAGGAATCTTATGAAGCAGCATGATCTCAATAAGGATTACAATGTATATTGGGAGCTGCTGTTATCGTCACCAACTCCACAGTTTATGGGCTTTAGCATGGATGATGGTAAATATGGATTCCGGTTTGGCAGGTTAGATGCAAATCAATCCGGAATCATGGAAATTCAAAAAGGAATACTGGATTTTGTTGAACAGTATCAATGTCATTTTGGAAATGCCGAGAATGAAAAATTTTCATATATGTATAATATATCAGGTAGTGACGCGTATGCCCCGATGCTTGTTGCAGCAGAGCATGATGAATGTTATCTTAAGATGATCAATTCGTTATTTGATCTACAGGTTAATGTGAACTAG
- a CDS encoding sugar transferase has translation MKSKISAGCQVSSLLILIVLVIEYGLFFLAVPFDKVSSLMMLGYIFLTYIITCNNHGRTVHLYYERELSLLFKCIATDFVMGVFLYTYYLDHGKTRGIGILFADEKWWIGYIIMLVMHLISIFALCIFWNKCIYPGNKGKILYIYEKETPKDMRIIDDCISIDETEKKLIAEIMSNEIIYIYDVTAEKRNDILKTCFEAGKDVYLSTKISDIQLRASYLTQDSDQPCFYCQRPAISKKAVIVKRFFDIVISIIGLILTSWLFLIVAIAIKIEDGGSVFYRQDRCTKDGKIFSILKFRSMIEHIEDGKIYITKHKDNRITKVGYIIRKTKIDELPQLVNILKGDMSLVGPRPERPELIADILKEIPEYNFRTTVKAGLTGYAQVHGDYHTDFLEKLRWDMIYIENYSIILDLKILIMTIPTILRGSSDV, from the coding sequence ATGAAATCTAAAATTTCAGCGGGATGTCAGGTTTCAAGCCTGCTTATCCTTATAGTATTAGTAATAGAATATGGATTATTTTTCCTTGCAGTGCCGTTCGACAAAGTAAGTTCTCTTATGATGCTTGGATATATTTTTCTAACTTACATTATTACATGTAATAATCATGGCAGGACTGTACATCTATATTATGAGAGAGAGTTAAGTCTTCTGTTTAAGTGTATTGCAACGGATTTTGTAATGGGAGTTTTTTTGTATACATATTATTTGGATCATGGTAAAACTCGTGGAATTGGAATACTGTTTGCTGATGAAAAATGGTGGATAGGATACATTATTATGTTGGTTATGCACCTGATTTCAATTTTTGCATTATGTATTTTTTGGAATAAGTGTATTTATCCCGGAAATAAGGGAAAGATACTTTATATATATGAAAAGGAAACTCCAAAAGATATGCGCATTATTGATGACTGTATATCTATTGATGAAACAGAAAAGAAATTGATTGCTGAGATAATGAGCAATGAAATTATATATATATATGACGTTACGGCAGAAAAACGTAACGATATTTTAAAGACTTGTTTTGAGGCGGGAAAAGATGTATATTTGTCTACAAAGATTTCGGATATACAGCTTAGAGCATCATATCTGACACAGGATAGCGATCAGCCTTGCTTTTATTGCCAAAGACCTGCTATATCTAAAAAGGCTGTTATAGTAAAACGTTTTTTTGATATAGTAATATCCATTATTGGACTGATTCTTACATCTTGGCTGTTTCTTATTGTTGCTATTGCAATAAAAATAGAGGATGGAGGAAGCGTTTTTTACAGGCAGGACAGATGCACCAAGGATGGAAAGATTTTTTCTATTCTGAAATTCAGGAGTATGATAGAACATATTGAAGATGGAAAAATATACATAACAAAGCACAAGGATAATCGTATAACAAAAGTAGGATATATCATAAGAAAAACAAAGATTGATGAATTACCGCAATTGGTCAATATATTAAAAGGTGATATGAGTCTGGTAGGTCCGAGACCGGAAAGACCGGAACTTATAGCAGATATTTTAAAAGAAATACCTGAGTATAATTTTAGAACTACTGTGAAAGCCGGACTTACAGGATATGCGCAGGTTCATGGTGATTACCATACTGATTTTTTGGAAAAATTGAGATGGGATATGATATATATAGAGAATTATTCAATCATTTTGGATTTGAAGATTTTGATTATGACAATTCCAACTATATTACGTGGGAGCAGTGATGTATGA
- a CDS encoding glycosyltransferase family 2 protein has translation MRDINIAVNICTYHRNEFVEKNISKLLKSKFFQENEKKYYGRLQIFVVDNGCELKQHNDTFLHVFHNRNTGGSGGFQRGLEEIRKNSSTFSHVIFMDDDVEFDIEAFYILFDYLSKVSEKYIDNPVAGRMFCMDRPDIQYTAAEIWNGGNLKHVEYMRQITSENYIPGRVNYGSGAEYGGWWFCCFPMSFVKDNDIIPFFIHCDDVEYGLRCGKPPIIIEGVHVWHETFEKRMTPIMHYYDTRNPLFVNSLHSLNDNPKSVFIRWKDTITLHHIKNDYITEYYVIRAMADYLKGLDWLNRINPEKYHKRLGKMKGNKLKNAVAWRLVERKYKRRYEI, from the coding sequence TTGAGAGATATAAATATAGCTGTTAATATATGTACATATCATAGAAATGAATTTGTAGAGAAGAATATATCAAAGCTTTTAAAGTCAAAGTTTTTTCAAGAAAATGAGAAAAAGTATTACGGAAGGCTTCAGATTTTTGTTGTTGACAATGGCTGTGAGCTGAAACAGCATAATGATACTTTTTTACATGTATTTCATAACAGAAATACAGGAGGCTCGGGCGGTTTTCAGCGTGGATTGGAAGAAATCAGAAAAAACAGCAGTACATTTTCACATGTTATATTTATGGATGATGATGTGGAATTTGATATTGAAGCGTTTTATATTCTCTTTGATTACCTGAGTAAGGTTTCAGAAAAGTATATTGATAATCCGGTCGCAGGACGTATGTTTTGTATGGACAGGCCGGATATTCAATATACAGCTGCAGAAATATGGAATGGAGGTAATTTGAAACATGTGGAGTACATGAGACAGATTACCTCAGAGAATTATATACCCGGAAGAGTTAATTATGGTTCCGGAGCAGAGTATGGTGGTTGGTGGTTTTGCTGTTTTCCGATGAGTTTTGTGAAGGACAATGATATCATTCCATTTTTTATCCATTGTGATGATGTCGAGTATGGACTTCGATGTGGAAAGCCACCAATCATAATTGAAGGAGTACATGTGTGGCATGAGACATTTGAAAAGCGTATGACTCCAATAATGCATTATTATGACACAAGAAATCCGTTATTTGTTAATTCACTACATTCTTTGAATGATAATCCTAAATCAGTTTTTATTAGATGGAAGGATACTATTACGTTACATCATATTAAAAACGATTATATTACAGAGTATTATGTGATTCGGGCAATGGCGGATTATTTAAAAGGTTTGGATTGGCTAAATAGGATCAACCCTGAAAAATACCATAAACGATTGGGCAAGATGAAGGGCAATAAGCTTAAAAATGCAGTTGCCTGGAGATTAGTAGAAAGAAAATACAAGAGAAGATATGAAATCTAA
- the glf gene encoding UDP-galactopyranose mutase, which translates to MKYDYLVVGSGLYGAVFAHEAKEKGKSVLVIDKRPNIAGNVYTEKVEGINFHKYGAHIFHTNNTKVWNYITQFANFNRFTNSPVANYKGELYSMPFNMYTFNKMWGVVTPEEAAAKIEEQKAEIKGEPQNLEEQAISLVGRDIYEKLVKGYTEKQWGRDCKELPAFIIKRLPVRLTFDNNYFNALYQGIPVGGYTKMVENLLEGIEVRLNEDYLEKKAEYDAMADKVIYTGAIDAYFNYSLGNLEYRSVRFENEILDKPNFQGNAAVNYTDRETPWTRIIEHKWFEFGKDENGNDLPKTIISKEYSSEWKPGDEPYYPVNDEKNGKLYADYKALADKEEKVIFGGRLGEYKYYDMDAVIASALDMCEKELA; encoded by the coding sequence ATGAAGTACGATTATTTAGTAGTAGGCTCTGGTTTATATGGAGCAGTTTTTGCACACGAGGCAAAGGAAAAAGGAAAGAGTGTGCTTGTTATAGACAAGCGTCCGAATATTGCCGGAAATGTTTATACTGAGAAGGTAGAGGGAATCAATTTCCACAAGTATGGAGCTCATATTTTCCATACAAACAACACAAAGGTATGGAACTACATTACACAGTTTGCAAATTTCAACAGATTCACAAATTCACCGGTTGCAAATTATAAAGGTGAGCTTTATTCAATGCCTTTTAATATGTACACATTTAATAAAATGTGGGGTGTTGTAACTCCTGAGGAAGCCGCTGCAAAGATTGAGGAGCAGAAGGCAGAGATAAAGGGAGAGCCACAGAACCTCGAGGAGCAGGCTATATCACTTGTAGGTAGAGATATCTATGAGAAGCTTGTAAAGGGGTATACTGAGAAACAGTGGGGACGTGATTGTAAGGAGCTTCCTGCATTTATCATTAAGAGACTTCCGGTTCGTCTTACTTTTGACAACAACTATTTCAATGCTCTTTATCAGGGAATTCCGGTAGGTGGATATACCAAGATGGTAGAAAATCTTCTCGAGGGTATTGAGGTACGTCTCAATGAGGATTATCTGGAGAAGAAGGCTGAGTATGATGCTATGGCAGATAAGGTAATATATACAGGTGCAATTGATGCATACTTTAATTATTCTCTTGGAAATCTTGAGTACAGATCAGTAAGATTTGAGAATGAGATTCTTGACAAGCCTAACTTCCAGGGAAATGCTGCTGTTAACTATACAGATAGAGAGACTCCATGGACACGTATTATCGAGCATAAATGGTTTGAGTTCGGAAAAGATGAGAATGGAAATGATCTTCCAAAGACTATAATCAGTAAGGAATACAGCTCAGAGTGGAAACCGGGAGATGAGCCATACTATCCTGTAAATGATGAGAAAAATGGTAAGCTATATGCTGATTACAAGGCTTTGGCTGATAAAGAAGAGAAGGTTATCTTTGGTGGACGTCTCGGAGAGTACAAGTATTACGATATGGATGCGGTTATTGCATCGGCACTTGATATGTGTGAGAAAGAGTTAGCTTAG